The following coding sequences are from one Coffea arabica cultivar ET-39 chromosome 11e, Coffea Arabica ET-39 HiFi, whole genome shotgun sequence window:
- the LOC113718109 gene encoding putative disease resistance RPP13-like protein 3, translating to MADSVISLVIGRTVDLLHKKSVFLKDVRRQVEGLGNDLEWMRCFLKDAEQREDEDARIRNWVSLIRAAAYDAEDVIEIFASKVEFFTRNKGLITKLTYYPLKIVNLYTIGKEIESLQMRLNDIADRREKYGIRNLEEGMSSRGEEFRRLRRTSPFSEDKDIVGFEEITKFLVAELLKQDKNRRVVSIVGMGGAGKTTLAKKVYNHADLRERFNCRAWLCVSSSYGHKEMLRSIIKQLNAVDNKLLEMLEKMDEQDLERRLYQDLQDKCYLVVLDDVWKEEAWDCLARAFPDVNTSSRLLITSRNRGVPLHADALSIPYDLKTLGQEDSWQLFLRKALGHGDNAWCPLDLEEVGREIARRCDGLPLAITVVGGLLLTKKRLKSEWEKVLNSFNTNLSRSQSGVSAILELSYADLPPNLKFCFLYLGLFPEDYMISVRKFIHMWAAEGIMQKRDAQNLEEIAAYDLEQLFSRNMVQVAEMTVDERIKSCRVHDLLRELAIRKAEDENFFQIHDTRYDKISAKSRYLAVHILPRDTNYFWTSTPPLRSLLFFNVHVDREDISLSFKSFRKLRILDLENVKMPYNLPKEIGKVRLLRYLSLLETSISRLPHSIGCLRYLQTLDIRNLDPVIVSNFIWKLESLRHLYASDIKCNVPLKIEGLKNLQTLLGIRFDHIMHNNMMTLTSLQKLGIVVDDRSEIDKLCMHLSEVGSLKMLHLYRARGRYRWPSVAGLSKLHHVTELKIYGAGLRMLPPDFPPNLSRLSLKYTDLMNDPMPILEKLGQLSFLKMKDAYGGPRLVISRHGFRQLKFLELDLLCDLDEIMVEKAALPQLQCLRIRDCRNLEKLPEELKHISTLDTLELVDMPEEFISRLDADMVSSVPNLRIFDSRISQKKRRLSFYSWRRMEGYA from the coding sequence atggccgactctGTCATCTCTCTTGTCATTGGGAGAACCGTTGATCTGCTACATAAAAAATCTGTTTTCCTAAAAGATGTTCGACGACAAGTTGAAGGACTTGGAAATGATCTGGAGTGGATGCGGTGCTTCCTGAAAGATGCAGAACAGAGGGAAGATGAAGATGCGAGGATCCGCAACTGGGTTTCTTTAATCAGAGCTGCTGCCTACGATGCGGAGGATGTCATTGAGATCTTTGCCAGCAAAGTTGAGTTCTTCACAAGGAACAAGGGACTCATCACCAAATTGACGTATTATCCCTTGAAAATTGTAAACCTCTACACGATAGGgaaagagattgaatctttacAGATGAGGCTCAATGACATAGCTGATAGACGCGAAAAGTATGGTATCAGAAATCTCGAAGAGGGAATGAGTTCACGGGGAGAGGAGTTTCGGCGCCTTCGCCGAACCTCTCCTTTTAGCGAGGACAAGGATATAGTGGGCTTCGAGGAGATTACAAAATTCCTGGTGGCAGAACTTCTGAAACAGGACAAAAACCGCCGTGTGGTTTCAATCGTCGGCATGGGAGGAGCTGGTAAGACAACTCTAGCCAAAAAAGTTTATAACCATGCTGATCTCAGGGAAAGATTCAATTGCCGTGCTTGGCTCTGCGTCTCTTCAAGCTACGGTCACAAAGAGATGCTGAGATCAATCATAAAGCAATTGAATGCAGTGGATAACAAGCTACTTGAGATGTTGGAAAAGATGGACGAGCAGGACTTGGAACGAAGGCTCTATCAAGATCTACAAGATAAATGCTATCTTGTGGTACTTGATGATGTATGGAAGGAAGAAGCGTGGGATTGTCTTGCTAGGGCCTTTCCTGATGTTAATACATCAAGTAGACTGCTAATTACAAGTCGCAACAGGGGTGTTCCCTTACACGCAGATGCTCTGAGCATCCcatatgatttgaaaactttGGGGCAGGAAGATAGCTGGCAGTTGTTCCTTAGAAAGGCCTTAGGCCATGGGGATAATGCTTGGTGTCCTCTGGATTTGGAAGAAGTGGGAAGAGAGATTGCAAGGAGATGTGATGGTCTGCCACTGGCCATCACAGTTGTAGGTGGGCTGCTACTGACAAAGAAAAGGTTGAAGAGTGAATGGGAGAAAGTTCTCAACAGCTTCAACACAAACCTATCAAGGAGCCAGAGTGGAGTATCAGCAATTCTGGAATTAAGTTATGCAGACCTTCCTcccaatctgaaattttgctttCTATATTTGGGGTTGTTTCCCGAAGACTACATGATTTCTGTGCGAAAGTTTATCCATATGTGGGCTGCAGAGGGAATAATGCAGAAAAGAGATGCAcaaaatttggaggaaattgCAGCATATGATCTGGAACAACTTTTTAGCAGAAATATGGTTCAGGTGGCGGAAATGACTGTTGATGAGAGGATTAAAAGCTGTAGAGTCCATGATTTGTTGCGAGAGCTTGCAATCAGAAAGGCAGaggatgaaaatttttttcagaTCCACGACACCAGATATGATAAAATATCAGCCAAATCCAGGTACCTCGCTGTTCATATTCTCCCTCGGGatacaaattatttttggactTCGACCCCTCCTCTCCGGTCTCTACTTTTTTTCAATGTCCATGTTGACAGGGAAGACATTAGTCTTAGCTTCAAAAGTTTCAGAAAGCTTAGGATACTAGACCTTGAGAATGTTAAGATGCCGTATAATTTGCCAAAAGAAATTGGTAAAGTCAGGCTTCTGAGATACCTCAGTTTATTAGAGACATCCATTAGTAGGCTCCCTCATTCCATCGGTTGCTTGCGATACCTACAAACTCTTGACATACGGAACCTTGATCCAGTGATAGTCTCAAATTTcatttggaagcttgaaagtttaCGGCATCTATATGCATCTGATATAAAATGTAATGTGCCTCTTAAGATTGAAGGATTGAAGAATCTCCAGACTCTATTAGGCATACGCTTTGATCACATTATGCACAATAACATGATGACTTTGACAAGTCTTCAGAAACTGGGGATTGTAGTAGATGATAGGTCAGAGATAGACAAACTCTGCATGCATTTATCTGAGGTTGGAAGTCTAAAGATGTTACATCTTTACCGTGCTCGAGGAAGATACCGGTGGCCATCTGTAGCTGGACTTTCTAAGCTACATCATGTAACAGAGCTTAAGATATATGGGGCGGGTTTGAGAATGCTGCCTCCTGATTTCCCTCCAAATCTCTCTCGCTTGTCTTTGAAATACACAGATCTCATGAATGACCCAATGCCAATACTAGAGAAGTTGGGACAGTTGTCGTTCCTCAAAATGAAAGATGCATATGGGGGGCCACGGCTAGTCATTTCTAGGCATGGGTTTCGCCAATTGAAATTCCTTGAGCTCGACCTCCTatgtgatttggatgaaataATGGTGGAGAAAGCTGCATTGCCACAGCTCCAGTGCTTGAGAATCAGGGACTGCCGCAATTTGGAGAAGTTGCCGGAAGAGCTGAAGCACATATCTACTCTTGATACGCTTGAGCTAGTGGACATGCCAGAAGAGTTCATCAGTAGGCTTGATGCGGACATGGTGTCCAGTGTCCCTAACCTCAGAATATTTGACTCCAGGATCTCGCAAAAGAAACGAAGATTGTCTTTTTATTCGTGGCGTAGAATGGAAGGTTATGCATAA